The window GGTCTTCATCCGCGTCGCACCGGCGATCATCAGGGCTGCACCGAACTCTCCAATCCCCTTCGCCCAGGTGATCACACCGCCGGCAATGAGACCGCTCGTCGCCATCGGCAGGGTGACCCGCCAGAGGGCCTGGAGATCGGTGCACCCCAGCGTCTTTGCCACGTACTCGTAACGGGGGCTGATCCCCTCGAAGGTGGAGCGCATGATCCGGAGCATGAACGGGAAGTTCACGAACACCTGGGCCACGATGATGCCGAGCGGCGTGAAGATGAAGACCAGTCCCGCCTCGGCAAGCGCCTTACCGATGGGCGTGGTCCCGAAGAAGAGCAGCAGCCCCACACCAGCGACGAGGGGTGGGAGGGCGAGCGGCATATCCACGATCGTGTTCACCGCATGTTTGCCGAGGAAATCATATCGCGCAAGGGCATAGGCCGAGGGAACGGCGATCAGGATGCTGATCGCCGTCGAGGCGATCGAGGTGACGATCGAGAGATAGATGGCGAACTGGATCTCACGCGAGGCGATGGAGGCGACGAGTGCGGCAGGGGAGGGATGGGTGACGACCAGCAGCAACAGGATGACGATAAAGGCGGTAATCAGGGCGGCAACGCCGACCGTCGCCGCCTTCAGGGAGTTCGGGGCATTCACAGATTCACCCGGCCGCGGTGCCTGAGCGCCTCGGGGGTGCTGTTCCACTCCCTGATATCGTCCACATGCTGATCGTCCACCCATCCGCTCCTGACCTCCTCGCGGTGGTCGAACTGGCGGACATAGGGCTTGATATCCAGGAGCGGCGTGCCATCGAGGACGTCGATGCCGCAGATATCGAGGGTGGTGCCGCGCACACCCTTCAGCTCCACGATCGAGAGCCCGATCGGGTTCGGGCGGTTGAAATGGCGGATGGAAAAGATACCGCGCTCCTTCTGGACATCCAGGAAGGGCTTCTGGCGGAGCATGGCACCGTTCGCCCGGTGGAAGTGGTAGATGAGGATCAGGTGCGAGAAGGACTCGACATCCAGCAGCCCCTCCTCATACTCCGGGAAGACCTCGACGGTGCCGCAGGCCGGATTGAATATCCCCTGGATGGGGGTGTTCTCCTGTTCGGTAAAGGGCGTCCTGATGACGCCGATGGGCCGGTAGGTGACCGGTTGTCGTGTCGGATCGGTTGATTCAGTATGCATGGGAATGACCTCGCCGGGAAAGAGAAAAAGGGGTGGTGTTCAGGTTTTTCAGGACTCATACTTCGGGTCCGGGTAGATGACATACCCGTGCTCCGCAAAGATCGCCTTGCCCTCATCGGAGGCGACGAAGTCGGCAAATTTCTGCGCTTCTACCGGGTTCTCCGAGAAGGAGAGCGTACCGATCGGGATCACCTTGATATCGTTCTGGTCCTGCGGGATCTCTACAAGGTCCATCTTGTCGGGGACATAGAGATCGTACCAGATGACAGTTGCATCTGCCGTGCCCATGCAGACATCGACAACGAGTTCGTTGACGGTGGCGCGCTTTGCGGCGGCATTCTGATCGACCTGCTCCCAGAGTCCACTGCCATTCAGGATCTTCTTGGTGGTCTTGCCAATGGCAGGTCCGGTGGGATCGCCGATGACGACCGTCAGGTCGTCCCGGGCCAGGTCCTCAATGCAGGTCACATTCTTCGGATTGCCCTTTGCAACGGCGATCACCGGGATGTGGTAGACGACCTTCTCGGTGGTGCTCACATACCCCTTTTCGTCCGCCTTCTCGATGTAGGCGGTTGCGCCGGGCATGTAGAGGTCGCCCTGTTCGACCAGTTCAATCTGGCTGAGCAGCTGGGCCGAACCGCCAAAGGTGAACTCGATCAGGGTGCCGGTCTCGTTCTCGTAGAGGGCAGCGATCTCCTCCATCGGGCCGCGGATACCGGCGCCGCAGTAGACCATCAGCTCCTTATCTTCAGAGACCTGCGGGGTGGTCGACGTCTGTTCGGTTGTGCATCCGCAGATGGCACAGGAGGCGCCCACCACCAGCAGCAGGGCCACAAGGATCGGGAATGACTTCATGATGACAGCGTTAATTAACATTGTAAATAAAGACCTATGGTTTAACACTCCGGAGAGACATATACACCCTGTGCGCATCATAGGCGAACATCATATACATGATGCGCACAGATGGAGGAAGCAGTGGAAATGGAGGAGAAAAACAGACCATTATCGCTCAGATTCACCATCGGCGAGTTCGCCGGATCGGTGGGAGACTTCGGCACCATCCTCCCGATCGTGCTCGGCGTCGCTCTGGTCTGCAACGTGAACCTCGCGCATATCTTCCTCTTCTTTGCCCTCTGGTATGTGGTTTCAGGACTGATCTACCGCCTCCCGATACCAATAGAGCCCTTGAAGGCGGTCGGTGCCATCGCCATCGCCGAAGGACTGACAGCAGGGGAGATCGCCGGCGCCGGACTGATCATCGGTGTGATCTTCCTGGGCCTCGGGTGTTGCGGGAGCATGACCTGGTTGCGGGACCGGATCCCGGTCTCCGTCATCAGGGGCGTGCAGGCAGGACTTGCCCTGGTACTGATTAAAACCTCTATCGGATTTCTCATATCAGACCCCCTCTTTGCCGGCATTTCCGTTGCTGTCGTCGTGATCTTCTTCATCGCTGCCCTCCACTGGAAGATCAATGATGTCTCGGCACTCATCGTCCTCGCCATCGGGATCGGCGCCGGCATCCTCACCGCCGGTCTCCCCAACCTCTCGATGATACCCCTGCCCTCCCTCCTCCTCCCCTCCACCGCCGATCTCGTCCACGCCGGACTCTATCTCGTCCCACCGCAGTTCCCGCTCACCCTCACGAATGCGATCCTGGCGACCTCCCTCCTCGCCCACGACCTCTTCAAAACCGATGTACCGCCCGACCGCCTCTCCCGCACCATCGGGATCATGAACCTGGTCTCGGTCCCGCTCGGGGGTTTTCCGATGTGCCATGGCGCCGGCGGGCTTGCGGCCCAGCACCGCTTCGGGGCCCGCACAGGCGGGTCGAACATCATTGCCGGCGTGATCTTCCTGGGGTTCGCCCTCTTCTTCGCCTCACCGGAGAGTCTCGCCCTCATCCCCCTCGGGGTCTTCGGCGGTCTGCTCTTCTTTGCCGCCGTCGAACTGGGCAAACACTCGGCAAAGACCGACTCCTATGCGGTCACCATCGTGATCGCCGTGCTCTCGGTCCTGGTGAACATCACCGTCGGCTTCGTGGTCGGGCTCATCCTGGCATATCTGCTCCGCTGGCAGAAGAGAGAGAAGGCACCAGAGTGACACCGTTCAGTCGGTGTCCTCCATGACATGAACGGCGCTCGCCTTGAACGATATCCGGATGCGGGCGCCTTTTTCTATCCCCAGTTCTTCAGAGGATTTCCAGGTGATCAGGACGGACATGGGGATCCCGCAGTCGACGGTGAGATGATCGAGCGGGCCGAAGGCCTTTTCCGCCTTGATCGTCCCGTCGAGTACATTGCGTGCACTGATCTGCGTGCCGTCGATCAGGTGGACGGTGATGTCCTCGGGCTTGACGCAGGCGCATACACGCGTGCCGACAGGAAGCGGGGTGACGGCATGGATGGTCGCACCATTGGCGGCGATATCTGCAACACCCTCCGATGTCCGGACGATCGTTCCGGAGATGATGTTCTCGATGCCGATAAAGCGGGCGACGTGCTTGTTCTTCGGCATCGCAAACACCTCGCGGGGTGTCCCGATCTGGGAGAACACCCCGTCCATCATCACCCCGATCCGGTGGGCAAGGCGCTGGCCCTGGAGCATGTCGTGCGTGGAGATGACCACGGTCTGGCCGAACTTCCGGTTTATCTGGAGCACGAGGTCCTCGATCGCCGCCGTCGAAACCGGATCGAGGTTTGCCGTGGGTTCGTCCATGAGGAGGACCGCCGGTTCGGTGACGATCGCCCTCGCCAGGGCGACCCGCTGCATCTCGCCGCCCGAGAGGGTCTTTGCCCGGCGTTTCTCATAGCCGGTAAGCCCGATCACCTCGAGCGCCTCCTCGATCTTCTGCCGGATCGCAGGTTCCGGCAGGTGCCGCATCCGAAGCCCGATGGCGATGTTCTCATAGACATTCTCATTGAAAGCGGCGGGTTTCTGGAAGACCATCGCCATCTTTCGCCTATAAGAGAGCGCCTGGTTCCGTTCGGCATGGATGTCCTCGCCATCCAGCAGCACGCGCCCGCCGCTCGGGCGGTCGAGGAGGTTGATGATCCGCAGAAGGGTGGACTTGCCTGAACCAGACGG is drawn from Methanofollis fontis and contains these coding sequences:
- the tsaA gene encoding tRNA (N6-threonylcarbamoyladenosine(37)-N6)-methyltransferase TrmO yields the protein MHTESTDPTRQPVTYRPIGVIRTPFTEQENTPIQGIFNPACGTVEVFPEYEEGLLDVESFSHLILIYHFHRANGAMLRQKPFLDVQKERGIFSIRHFNRPNPIGLSIVELKGVRGTTLDICGIDVLDGTPLLDIKPYVRQFDHREEVRSGWVDDQHVDDIREWNSTPEALRHRGRVNL
- a CDS encoding putative sulfate/molybdate transporter → MEEAVEMEEKNRPLSLRFTIGEFAGSVGDFGTILPIVLGVALVCNVNLAHIFLFFALWYVVSGLIYRLPIPIEPLKAVGAIAIAEGLTAGEIAGAGLIIGVIFLGLGCCGSMTWLRDRIPVSVIRGVQAGLALVLIKTSIGFLISDPLFAGISVAVVVIFFIAALHWKINDVSALIVLAIGIGAGILTAGLPNLSMIPLPSLLLPSTADLVHAGLYLVPPQFPLTLTNAILATSLLAHDLFKTDVPPDRLSRTIGIMNLVSVPLGGFPMCHGAGGLAAQHRFGARTGGSNIIAGVIFLGFALFFASPESLALIPLGVFGGLLFFAAVELGKHSAKTDSYAVTIVIAVLSVLVNITVGFVVGLILAYLLRWQKREKAPE
- the modA gene encoding molybdate ABC transporter substrate-binding protein gives rise to the protein MKSFPILVALLLVVGASCAICGCTTEQTSTTPQVSEDKELMVYCGAGIRGPMEEIAALYENETGTLIEFTFGGSAQLLSQIELVEQGDLYMPGATAYIEKADEKGYVSTTEKVVYHIPVIAVAKGNPKNVTCIEDLARDDLTVVIGDPTGPAIGKTTKKILNGSGLWEQVDQNAAAKRATVNELVVDVCMGTADATVIWYDLYVPDKMDLVEIPQDQNDIKVIPIGTLSFSENPVEAQKFADFVASDEGKAIFAEHGYVIYPDPKYES
- a CDS encoding ABC transporter ATP-binding protein — protein: MIEIEHVAKKFGDKEVLRDVNAVIRDGEIFAIIGPSGSGKSTLLRIINLLDRPSGGRVLLDGEDIHAERNQALSYRRKMAMVFQKPAAFNENVYENIAIGLRMRHLPEPAIRQKIEEALEVIGLTGYEKRRAKTLSGGEMQRVALARAIVTEPAVLLMDEPTANLDPVSTAAIEDLVLQINRKFGQTVVISTHDMLQGQRLAHRIGVMMDGVFSQIGTPREVFAMPKNKHVARFIGIENIISGTIVRTSEGVADIAANGATIHAVTPLPVGTRVCACVKPEDITVHLIDGTQISARNVLDGTIKAEKAFGPLDHLTVDCGIPMSVLITWKSSEELGIEKGARIRISFKASAVHVMEDTD
- a CDS encoding ABC transporter permease — translated: MEQHPRGAQAPRPGESVNAPNSLKAATVGVAALITAFIVILLLLVVTHPSPAALVASIASREIQFAIYLSIVTSIASTAISILIAVPSAYALARYDFLGKHAVNTIVDMPLALPPLVAGVGLLLFFGTTPIGKALAEAGLVFIFTPLGIIVAQVFVNFPFMLRIMRSTFEGISPRYEYVAKTLGCTDLQALWRVTLPMATSGLIAGGVITWAKGIGEFGAALMIAGATRMKTETLPISLFLNMSCGELEMAISAATILIVISVVSLYVFERYGGSARL